One region of Populus trichocarpa isolate Nisqually-1 chromosome 4, P.trichocarpa_v4.1, whole genome shotgun sequence genomic DNA includes:
- the LOC18097856 gene encoding xanthotoxin 5-hydroxylase CYP82C4 yields MVEMKEKFGNLAMNIIVRMLAGKRYFGTDTNGDEESRRFQKALGDFFYLLGLFLVSDAVPFLGWLDFVKGIVGKMKRTATEIDCVFSSWVEDHRRNRLNGSINEEERDFIHVMLSNLEDGKISAVDTDTAIKGTCLSLILGGHDTTFVTLTWALSLILNNREVLEKAQDELDIQVGKHRQVDETDIKNLVYLQAIVKETMRLYPAAPLSAPRQAMEDCTVAGFHIPAGTRLLVNLWKLHRDPNIWSNPLEFQPERFLKEHANLDVRGQDFEYVPFGSGRRMCPGISLALQVLHLTLARLLHGFEMGTVSDALIDMSEGPGITIPKETPLEVILRPRLHSSLYEC; encoded by the exons ATGGTGGAAATGAAGGAGAAGTTTGGGAACTTGGCAATGAACATAATAGTAAGAATGCTTGCTGGGAAGCGATATTTTGGTACTGATACAAACGGGGATGAGGAGTCGCGGAGATTTCAAAAGGCTTTGGGAGATTTCTTCTATCTATTGGGGTTATTCTTGGTTTCAGATGCTGTTCCATTTCTTGGTTGGTTGGATTTTGTTAAGGGAATTGTAGGCAAAATGAAGAGGACAGCAACGGAGATAGACTGTGTGTTTAGTAGCTGGGTGGAGGATCATCGACGAAACAGGCTCAATGGAAGCATCAACGAGGAGGAGAGAGATTTCATTCATGTTATGCTTTCTAACTTGGAAGACGGCAAGATTTCTGCTGTTGACACTGATACTGCAATTAAGGGCACTTGCTTG AGCCTCATTTTGGGCGGCCACGACACGACATTTGTGACTCTTACATGGGCACTATCTTTGATATTGAACAACCGCGAAGTTCTTGAAAAGGCACAAGATGAGCTTGACATTCAAGTAGGAAAGCACCGGCAAGTTGACGAGACAGACATAAAGAACCTTGTATACTTACAAGCCATTGTCAAGGAAACAATGAGACTATACCCTGCTGCCCCGCTTTCAGCACCAAGGCAAGCCATGGAGGATTGCACGGTAGCTGGCTTCCACATCCCAGCGGGCACACGCCTTTTGGTTAACCTGTGGAAGTTGCACCGTGATCCTAACATTTGGTCTAACCCATTGGAATTTCAGCCTGAGAGGTTCCTAAAGGAGCATGCCAATCTGGATGTGAGGGGTCAAGATTTTGAATACGTACCATTTGGGTCTGGAAGAAGAATGTGCCCAGGGATTTCCTTGGCGCTCCAGGTTTTGCACTTGACACTGGCTCGACTGCTTCATGGTTTTGAAATGGGGACAGTTTCAGACGCTCTAATCGATATGAGTGAAGGCCCTGGAATCACTATCCCCAAGGAAACACCATTGGAGGTCATCCTCCGCCCAAGGCTACACTCAAGTCTATATGAATGTTAA